The Leucobacter chromiiresistens genome has a window encoding:
- a CDS encoding amino acid ABC transporter permease, which translates to MDVLLANADDILAGFLTTLQLLLFGGVGALLIGLLVAVMRICPVASLRGFATAYTELIRNIPLTLLLLFMVFVLPLIVPDKPPYVVLASIGLAVYTSPFVAEALRSGINGVPVGQAEAARSIGLGFGQTLSLIVLPQALRMVVPPLINVFIALTKNTSVAGGFFVVELFATARQLTNNNGQAVIPILIGVACFYLLITIPLGLIAGQIEKKVRVLR; encoded by the coding sequence GTGGATGTCCTACTCGCGAACGCCGACGACATTCTCGCCGGCTTCCTGACGACGCTGCAGCTGCTGCTGTTCGGCGGAGTCGGCGCGCTCCTGATCGGCCTCCTGGTCGCCGTGATGCGCATCTGCCCCGTCGCGTCGCTCCGCGGATTCGCGACGGCGTACACCGAGCTGATCCGCAACATCCCGCTCACGCTGCTGCTGCTCTTCATGGTGTTCGTGCTCCCGCTGATCGTGCCCGACAAGCCGCCCTACGTCGTGCTCGCCTCCATCGGCCTCGCCGTTTACACCTCGCCGTTCGTCGCCGAGGCGCTGCGCAGCGGCATCAACGGCGTGCCCGTCGGGCAGGCCGAGGCGGCCCGCTCCATCGGCCTCGGCTTCGGCCAGACGCTGTCGCTGATCGTGCTGCCACAGGCGCTGCGCATGGTCGTGCCGCCGCTCATCAACGTCTTCATCGCGCTGACGAAGAACACCTCCGTGGCGGGCGGCTTCTTCGTGGTGGAGCTCTTCGCCACGGCGCGCCAGCTCACGAACAACAACGGGCAGGCGGTGATCCCGATCCTCATCGGCGTGGCCTGCTTCTACCTCTTGATTACCATTCCGCTCGGCCTCATCGCCGGGCAGATCGAGAAGAAGGTGCGGGTGCTGCGATGA
- a CDS encoding glutamate ABC transporter substrate-binding protein, giving the protein MRIAQYAAVLAATGLLALTACASGSPNDAGEESSAPAPAEDVTFDEGTTMAKLNEAGKITIGTKYDQPLFGLMNPTTNSPEGFDVEIGKIIAAKLGLTEDQIEWKEAVSANREPFIENNEVDLVIATYTINDDRKQVIDFGGPYYIAGQDLLVLSGNPDGITGIDDVKGQKVCSVTGSTSEENLKEAGVDVLATDTYSNCLEPLRSGEVVAVSTDNVILAGLADQNEGEFEVVENPFTEEPYGIGLMKGDDDFRSFVNDTLEESFDNGDWAAAWEKTAGKVLETPEPPTVDRY; this is encoded by the coding sequence ATGCGAATCGCACAGTACGCAGCCGTGCTCGCCGCAACCGGACTCCTCGCCCTCACCGCATGCGCATCGGGCTCGCCCAACGACGCCGGCGAAGAGTCGTCGGCTCCCGCGCCCGCCGAGGACGTGACGTTCGACGAGGGCACGACGATGGCCAAGCTCAACGAAGCCGGCAAGATCACCATCGGCACGAAGTACGATCAGCCGCTCTTCGGCCTGATGAACCCGACCACGAACTCGCCCGAGGGCTTCGACGTCGAGATCGGCAAGATCATCGCGGCGAAGCTCGGCCTCACCGAAGACCAGATCGAGTGGAAGGAGGCGGTCTCGGCGAACCGTGAGCCCTTCATCGAGAACAACGAGGTCGACCTCGTGATCGCCACCTACACCATTAACGACGACCGCAAGCAGGTCATCGACTTCGGCGGCCCCTATTACATCGCCGGTCAGGATCTCCTCGTGCTCTCGGGCAACCCCGACGGCATCACGGGCATCGACGACGTCAAGGGTCAGAAGGTCTGCTCGGTCACCGGGTCGACCTCGGAGGAGAACCTGAAGGAGGCCGGCGTCGACGTGCTCGCCACCGACACCTACTCGAACTGCCTCGAGCCGCTGCGCTCGGGCGAGGTGGTCGCCGTCTCGACCGACAACGTGATCCTCGCCGGCCTCGCCGACCAGAACGAGGGGGAGTTCGAGGTCGTCGAGAACCCGTTCACGGAGGAGCCCTACGGCATCGGCCTCATGAAGGGCGACGACGACTTCCGCTCCTTCGTCAACGACACGCTCGAGGAGTCGTTCGACAACGGCGACTGGGCGGCCGCCTGGGAGAAGACCGCCGGCAAGGTGCTGGAGACCCCGGAGCCCCCCACCGTCGATCGCTACTGA
- a CDS encoding amino acid ABC transporter ATP-binding protein: MGDTTAVRVVRDDREPLVIIDAVNKHYGDLHVLNDINTQVGRGEVVVVLGPSGSGKSTLCRAINRLETIDSGTISIDGQPLPEEGKGLATLRADVGMVFQQFNLFAHKTILQNVTLGPMKVRGLSRKEAEEKAMALLDRVGIANQAHKLPSQLSGGQQQRVAIARSLAMDPKLILLDEPTSALDPEMINEVLDVMIGLANDGMTMVVVTHEMGFARRAADRIIFMADGQIVEEATPEQFFTDPQTSRSQDFLSKILGH, translated from the coding sequence ATGGGAGACACGACAGCGGTCAGAGTGGTCCGCGACGATCGAGAGCCACTCGTCATCATCGATGCGGTGAACAAGCACTACGGCGACCTGCACGTGCTGAACGACATCAACACGCAGGTCGGGCGCGGCGAAGTCGTCGTGGTGCTCGGGCCGTCGGGATCGGGCAAGTCGACGCTCTGCCGGGCGATCAACCGTCTGGAGACCATCGACTCGGGCACGATCTCGATCGACGGGCAGCCGCTCCCCGAGGAGGGGAAGGGCCTCGCGACGCTCCGTGCGGACGTCGGGATGGTCTTCCAGCAGTTCAACCTGTTCGCCCACAAGACGATCCTGCAGAACGTCACGCTCGGGCCGATGAAGGTGCGCGGCCTCTCGCGGAAGGAGGCGGAGGAGAAGGCGATGGCGCTGCTCGACCGCGTCGGCATCGCGAACCAGGCGCACAAGCTTCCCTCGCAGCTCTCGGGCGGGCAGCAGCAGCGCGTCGCCATCGCGCGCTCCCTCGCGATGGACCCGAAGCTGATCCTGCTCGACGAACCCACCTCGGCGCTCGATCCCGAGATGATCAACGAGGTGCTCGACGTCATGATCGGGCTCGCGAACGACGGCATGACGATGGTCGTGGTGACGCACGAGATGGGGTTCGCACGGCGCGCCGCCGATCGCATCATCTTCATGGCCGATGGCCAGATCGTCGAAGAGGCGACGCCCGAGCAGTTCTTCACCGACCCGCAGACCTCCCGCTCCCAGGACTTCCTGTCGAAGATCCTGGGCCACTGA
- a CDS encoding metal ABC transporter permease codes for MSYFALAALELALLGALSGVAGTLIVLRRRSFFAVALSHATFPGGVVFALLGWNLLIGQALFAVVLVLAMTLLSRIPGQGRQVTSGVVLSFGFALGTLLAALNPGLGVPVEALLVGSPLGVSAADVAATAAVLVVALALAAIFGRRIIFHTFDPVGFAAAGFRTWPIELVVTGIIAASVVVAMPAVGAILGVAVLIAPAAAARVLTRRLEWIPVISAAIGIAGGLIGLWASREFSFAAGGAVGLVLTAIFLICALFRPRKVSAR; via the coding sequence ATGAGCTACTTCGCCCTCGCCGCCCTCGAACTCGCGCTGCTCGGCGCGCTCTCGGGCGTCGCCGGCACCCTCATCGTGCTGCGCCGGCGCTCGTTCTTCGCCGTGGCCCTCAGCCACGCCACGTTCCCCGGCGGCGTCGTGTTCGCCCTCCTCGGCTGGAACCTGCTCATCGGGCAGGCGCTCTTCGCCGTGGTGCTCGTGCTCGCGATGACGCTGCTCTCGCGCATCCCCGGCCAGGGGCGGCAGGTGACGAGCGGCGTCGTGCTCTCGTTCGGGTTCGCCCTCGGCACGCTGCTCGCCGCCCTGAACCCCGGTCTCGGCGTTCCCGTGGAGGCGCTGCTCGTCGGGTCGCCGCTCGGGGTGAGCGCAGCCGACGTGGCCGCCACCGCGGCGGTGCTCGTCGTCGCGCTGGCGCTCGCCGCGATATTCGGCCGGCGCATCATCTTCCACACCTTCGACCCGGTCGGGTTCGCGGCCGCCGGGTTCCGCACCTGGCCGATCGAGCTCGTCGTGACCGGGATCATCGCCGCCTCGGTGGTGGTCGCGATGCCCGCGGTGGGCGCGATCCTCGGCGTCGCCGTGCTCATCGCGCCGGCCGCGGCCGCCCGCGTGCTCACGCGGCGTCTCGAGTGGATTCCGGTGATCTCCGCCGCGATCGGCATCGCCGGGGGCCTCATCGGGCTGTGGGCGTCGCGCGAGTTCTCGTTCGCGGCCGGCGGCGCGGTGGGGCTCGTGCTCACCGCGATCTTCCTCATCTGCGCCCTCTTCCGGCCGCGCAAGGTGTCAGCTCGGTAA
- a CDS encoding metal ABC transporter permease: MTPAALMPALHLMQAGPLEIFALPFMWRALLTVAILAVAAGVVGLFISFRELEFVSDGLVHSVFPGLVAGSLIGGSAGLLPGALVAAILAAVLFTVIEHRGGVEADAAIAVVLTGLFSLGVVLVSRQEGYVSELTELLFGRLLTVTETQLWQILLVAVVAIAIVGCTWRAQLFRSFDAAGAAAAGFRVLRADLALAIAVALLVVAGVQALGVLMVIALLTVPMAASRLLTRGFALLIPVAVLLPLAAGIAGLWISFAWSTSLGATVSPGAVVVLLLVGGYVIAALLRVAATAVRRQRGRALRRGRAAGSGRSAGSGRSAGSGRSDGLEQGAA, from the coding sequence GTGACGCCGGCGGCGCTCATGCCCGCGCTCCACCTGATGCAGGCGGGCCCGCTCGAGATCTTCGCGCTGCCGTTCATGTGGCGCGCGCTGCTCACCGTCGCGATCCTCGCCGTCGCGGCCGGCGTGGTCGGCCTGTTCATCAGCTTCCGCGAGCTCGAGTTCGTGAGCGACGGGCTCGTGCACTCCGTGTTCCCCGGCCTCGTCGCCGGCTCCCTGATCGGCGGATCCGCGGGCCTGCTGCCGGGGGCGCTCGTCGCGGCGATCCTCGCCGCCGTGCTCTTCACCGTCATCGAGCACCGCGGCGGCGTCGAAGCGGACGCCGCCATCGCGGTCGTGCTCACCGGGCTCTTCAGCCTGGGAGTGGTGCTCGTGTCGCGGCAGGAGGGCTACGTGTCCGAGCTCACCGAGCTGCTCTTCGGGCGCCTGCTGACGGTGACCGAGACGCAGCTCTGGCAGATCCTGCTCGTCGCCGTCGTCGCGATCGCGATCGTGGGCTGCACCTGGCGGGCGCAGCTCTTCCGCTCCTTCGACGCCGCAGGCGCGGCGGCCGCCGGCTTCCGCGTGCTGCGCGCAGACCTCGCCCTCGCGATCGCGGTGGCCCTGCTCGTCGTCGCGGGCGTGCAGGCGCTCGGCGTGCTCATGGTGATCGCGCTGCTCACCGTGCCCATGGCCGCGTCACGACTGCTCACGCGAGGCTTCGCGCTGCTCATCCCCGTCGCGGTGCTGCTGCCCCTCGCCGCGGGCATCGCCGGGCTGTGGATCTCGTTCGCCTGGTCGACGTCGCTCGGCGCGACCGTGTCGCCCGGTGCGGTCGTCGTCCTGCTGCTCGTCGGCGGATACGTGATCGCCGCGCTCCTGCGCGTGGCCGCGACGGCGGTGCGGCGGCAGCGGGGGCGCGCCCTCCGGCGCGGGCGCGCGGCGGGGAGCGGGCGCTCGGCGGGGAGCGGGCGCTCGGCGGGGAGCGGGCGCTCCGACGGGCTCGAGCAGGGCGCCGCATGA
- a CDS encoding metal ABC transporter ATP-binding protein: protein MTAARDAAAPDAGDAQQCAAPSAMQLPGTAPGGSALGIDADDAALVLDDAAFGYDGTARVEHLSLTVPAGAAVALIGPNGSGKSTLLRGILGLAELTAGSIRVLGETPDRARRRIGSLPQADTRDAELPITLRQVVTMGLYRSRGALRPIGRHGREAVGQALERVGLSGWASRRFGELSGGQQQRGILARALVSDPQLLLLDEPFNGLDRENRDVLLRLVRELRAEGRTIIVSTHDLEIAQEACSHALLLASGHHPQQPGHPAAFGSVDAALTLDAVQHAFQDTTVELDHHTVTTTRETE from the coding sequence ATGACCGCCGCACGCGACGCAGCAGCACCCGACGCCGGCGACGCGCAGCAGTGCGCCGCCCCGAGCGCGATGCAGCTCCCGGGCACCGCGCCCGGGGGCTCCGCGCTCGGCATCGACGCCGATGACGCCGCTCTCGTGCTCGACGACGCGGCCTTCGGGTACGACGGCACCGCCCGCGTCGAGCACCTGTCGCTGACGGTGCCCGCCGGCGCCGCGGTCGCGCTGATCGGGCCGAACGGGTCGGGCAAGTCGACGCTCCTGCGCGGCATCCTCGGCCTCGCCGAACTCACGGCCGGCTCGATCCGGGTGCTCGGGGAGACGCCGGATCGCGCACGTCGCCGCATCGGCTCACTGCCGCAGGCCGACACCCGCGACGCCGAGCTGCCCATCACCCTCCGCCAGGTGGTGACCATGGGGCTCTACCGCTCGCGCGGGGCGCTGCGCCCCATCGGGCGGCACGGCCGCGAGGCCGTCGGGCAGGCGCTCGAACGGGTCGGCCTGTCGGGGTGGGCCTCCCGCCGCTTCGGCGAGCTCTCGGGCGGGCAGCAACAGCGAGGCATCCTCGCGCGGGCCCTCGTCTCCGATCCGCAGCTCCTCCTCCTCGACGAGCCGTTCAACGGCCTCGACCGCGAGAACCGCGATGTGCTGCTGCGCCTCGTGCGCGAGCTGCGCGCCGAGGGCCGCACCATCATCGTCTCGACCCACGACCTCGAGATCGCGCAGGAGGCGTGCTCGCACGCCCTCCTGCTCGCGAGCGGCCACCACCCGCAGCAGCCCGGGCACCCGGCGGCGTTCGGCTCCGTCGACGCCGCGCTCACGCTCGACGCGGTGCAGCACGCCTTCCAGGACACGACGGTCGAGCTCGACCACCACACGGTGACCACGACGCGGGAGACGGAGTGA
- a CDS encoding metal ABC transporter substrate-binding protein — MTPHPRALKPAVLAGAALASLLALTACSGGASADQGGGAGGLKVVATTTQLTDFASEVGGDDIELTGLLSPNASAHHFDPSPADLLALGEADVLIVNGANLETFVDDAVDASGFDGTIITAADGIDLDEAKHITAEGGETESHDHEHADEEHADESEHDHEHDHEHAEDAHAEHDHDHGDLNPHIWTSPKNAIGMVAEIADGLAAADAEHADGYEQRAGDYTERLQQLDAWVAAQFERVPAEERVLVSGHDSLRYYLHEYGIEFVGSILPSFEDNAEPSAADIDALVAAIRERGVKAVFVESSMSPKLAQTIADEAGVEVVDSENLYADSLGAPDSDGATYIGATVHNTALILDAWGAQVDAVPDSLQG; from the coding sequence ATGACTCCTCACCCCCGCGCCCTGAAACCCGCCGTCCTCGCCGGCGCCGCCCTCGCGTCACTGCTCGCGCTCACCGCGTGCAGCGGCGGAGCATCCGCAGACCAGGGCGGGGGCGCAGGCGGCCTCAAGGTCGTGGCGACCACGACGCAGCTCACCGACTTCGCGAGCGAGGTCGGCGGCGACGACATCGAGCTCACCGGGCTCCTGTCGCCGAACGCCTCGGCGCACCACTTCGACCCGAGCCCCGCCGACCTGCTGGCGCTCGGCGAGGCCGACGTGCTGATCGTCAACGGCGCCAACCTCGAGACCTTCGTCGACGACGCCGTCGACGCCTCCGGCTTCGACGGCACCATCATCACGGCGGCCGACGGCATCGACCTCGACGAGGCGAAGCACATCACCGCCGAGGGCGGAGAGACCGAGAGCCACGACCACGAGCACGCCGACGAGGAGCACGCCGACGAGTCCGAGCACGACCACGAGCACGACCACGAGCACGCGGAGGACGCGCACGCCGAGCACGATCACGATCACGGCGACCTGAACCCGCACATCTGGACGTCGCCGAAGAACGCCATCGGCATGGTCGCGGAGATCGCCGACGGCCTCGCGGCCGCGGACGCCGAGCACGCGGACGGCTACGAGCAGCGCGCCGGCGACTACACCGAGCGCCTGCAGCAGCTCGACGCCTGGGTCGCGGCGCAGTTCGAGCGCGTGCCTGCCGAGGAGCGCGTGCTCGTGAGCGGCCACGATTCGCTGCGGTACTACCTGCACGAATACGGAATCGAGTTCGTCGGGTCGATCCTGCCCAGCTTCGAGGACAACGCGGAGCCGAGCGCCGCCGACATCGACGCGCTGGTCGCCGCGATCCGGGAGCGCGGTGTGAAGGCGGTGTTCGTCGAATCGTCGATGAGCCCCAAGCTCGCGCAGACCATCGCCGACGAGGCGGGCGTCGAGGTCGTCGACTCCGAGAACCTCTACGCCGATTCGCTCGGCGCCCCCGACAGCGACGGCGCCACCTACATCGGCGCGACGGTGCACAACACCGCGCTCATTCTCGACGCCTGGGGCGCGCAGGTCGACGCGGTGCCCGATAGTCTGCAGGGATGA
- a CDS encoding amidase — MTAAGAPETAIAWRDALRRGEISAREAVAHFLARIEDRAELGAFLTVTAEHARAAAAAADARFAATPRSERGGLPRLHGLPTAVKDLVEVAGAATTRGSAALRHPVAASDAPGVAVLRAAGAIPLGKTQVPELGLTGYSENAIAPPARNPLDPTRTPGGSSGGSAAAIAADLIPVGPGTDGGGSIRIPALACGLVGLKPGLGAVPGDFGSAAAPSVHDEFGAPRLTVSGPLARSAADAAMLYDAQRGAAAEPALAAVRAADSLTGLRIACTEASPFASAYPIAIGPEARRAAETARDRLARRGHRLEAADFVYDPGYPDAFTTSWTAGLSRLPLAASAEERLMPLTRAFRTRAVARSDAAHARAGARLREFAADVREQWGAYDAVLTPGLTMLPPRIGAFTSLDADDDYRLQCEWAPFTSMVNVSGLPAIAVPVLRLPTGHAMGVQIIGRVGGEHRLLQLAAQLAAE; from the coding sequence ATGACAGCAGCGGGCGCGCCCGAGACCGCGATCGCGTGGCGCGACGCGCTGCGGCGCGGAGAGATCTCGGCTCGCGAGGCCGTCGCGCACTTCCTCGCCCGCATCGAGGATCGCGCCGAGCTCGGAGCATTCCTCACCGTCACGGCCGAGCACGCCCGCGCCGCCGCCGCGGCTGCCGACGCGCGATTCGCCGCCACGCCCCGATCCGAGCGCGGGGGCCTGCCCCGGCTCCACGGCCTCCCGACCGCAGTCAAGGACCTCGTAGAGGTGGCCGGGGCCGCGACGACCCGCGGCAGCGCGGCCCTGCGCCACCCCGTCGCCGCGAGCGACGCGCCCGGCGTCGCCGTGCTCCGAGCCGCGGGCGCGATCCCCCTCGGCAAGACCCAGGTGCCCGAACTGGGCCTCACGGGGTACTCGGAGAACGCGATCGCTCCGCCCGCCCGCAACCCGCTCGACCCGACCCGCACCCCGGGCGGCTCATCCGGCGGCAGCGCGGCCGCGATCGCCGCCGACCTGATTCCCGTGGGGCCGGGAACGGACGGCGGCGGATCGATCCGCATCCCCGCCCTCGCGTGCGGCCTGGTCGGGCTGAAGCCGGGCCTCGGGGCGGTTCCCGGCGACTTCGGGAGCGCCGCAGCGCCCTCCGTGCACGACGAGTTCGGCGCGCCGCGCCTCACCGTGAGCGGCCCCCTCGCGAGGAGCGCGGCCGATGCCGCGATGCTCTACGACGCGCAGCGCGGGGCCGCCGCCGAGCCGGCGCTGGCGGCGGTGCGCGCCGCCGACTCCCTCACCGGGCTGCGCATCGCCTGCACCGAGGCGTCGCCGTTCGCCTCCGCGTACCCGATCGCGATCGGCCCCGAGGCGCGCCGCGCCGCGGAGACGGCGCGCGACCGCCTCGCCCGGCGCGGCCACCGCCTCGAGGCGGCCGACTTCGTCTACGACCCGGGCTACCCCGACGCCTTCACCACCTCGTGGACGGCCGGGCTGTCGCGCCTCCCCCTCGCCGCGAGCGCCGAGGAGCGGCTCATGCCGCTCACGCGCGCCTTCCGCACCCGCGCCGTCGCGCGGAGCGATGCCGCGCACGCCCGCGCGGGCGCCCGCCTCCGCGAGTTCGCCGCCGACGTGCGCGAGCAGTGGGGCGCCTACGACGCCGTGCTCACGCCCGGGCTCACGATGCTGCCGCCCCGCATCGGCGCCTTCACGTCGCTCGACGCCGATGACGACTACCGGCTGCAGTGCGAGTGGGCGCCGTTCACCTCGATGGTGAACGTCTCGGGGCTGCCGGCGATCGCGGTGCCCGTGCTGCGTCTGCCGACAGGACACGCGATGGGGGTGCAGATCATCGGCCGGGTGGGCGGGGAGCACCGCCTGCTGCAGCTCGCCGCACAGCTCGCCGCGGAGTGA
- a CDS encoding Hsp20/alpha crystallin family protein — protein sequence MAMTFDPFSEMDRWAATALQQARSGPRQMPVDLQRDHERYVLNADLPGVDPGSIDIDVDGQLLTIRAQRTADVAEGSKWLTRERPSGTYLRQFSVGQGVDIAGISASYDNGVLSVVIPVSEQAKPRKIAVEGQAAHLDSADPSSERRDAQKSLTH from the coding sequence ATGGCAATGACGTTCGATCCCTTCAGCGAGATGGACCGATGGGCGGCCACCGCGCTGCAGCAGGCCCGCTCCGGCCCCCGGCAGATGCCCGTCGACCTCCAGCGCGACCACGAGCGGTACGTGCTGAACGCCGACCTGCCGGGCGTCGATCCCGGCTCGATCGATATCGATGTCGACGGCCAGCTCCTCACCATCCGGGCCCAGCGCACGGCCGACGTGGCCGAGGGCTCCAAGTGGCTGACGCGCGAGCGCCCCTCCGGCACCTACCTGCGTCAGTTCAGCGTGGGCCAGGGCGTCGACATCGCGGGCATCTCGGCGTCGTACGACAACGGCGTGCTCAGCGTGGTCATCCCGGTCAGCGAGCAGGCGAAGCCGCGCAAGATCGCGGTCGAGGGCCAGGCCGCGCACCTCGACTCCGCCGATCCGAGCTCCGAGCGCCGCGACGCCCAGAAGTCCCTCACGCACTAG
- a CDS encoding Gfo/Idh/MocA family protein, translating into MSAPLRIGVLGASRIADAAIVAATRETGDVRASVAARDPDRALRYAADRGFASAAESYAALVADDSLDLVYIGLPNALHAEWAVRALAAGRNVLVEKPFAANLAEFDGVAAAMERAPGWAWEAFHYADHPALHRLVDVVRAGGIGELRGVDVHVDMPAPGADDPRWSFELAGGALMDLGCYALHALLLLGDALAGSALPALAAPELLSARARRWVHDDRVDAEVVAELDLGGVPVRVHTSMVSPEWNFGLRVSGSLGETVLPNFVKPQEEGRLIVRTTTGAGAEERVEDVGSAASYAYQLRRVREAVRSGERSAAGFERSRRTMALIDAVYARAGLPPRPGRLSTSRA; encoded by the coding sequence ATGAGCGCTCCGCTGCGCATCGGCGTGCTGGGCGCGTCGCGCATCGCCGATGCGGCGATCGTGGCCGCGACGCGCGAGACCGGCGATGTGCGCGCCTCGGTGGCGGCTCGGGATCCCGATCGGGCGCTGCGGTACGCCGCCGACCGAGGGTTCGCGTCTGCGGCGGAGAGCTACGCGGCGCTCGTCGCCGATGACTCGCTCGATCTCGTCTACATCGGGCTGCCGAACGCCCTGCACGCGGAATGGGCGGTGCGCGCGCTCGCGGCCGGTCGCAATGTGCTCGTCGAGAAGCCGTTCGCGGCGAATCTCGCGGAGTTCGACGGGGTCGCCGCCGCGATGGAGCGCGCGCCGGGGTGGGCGTGGGAGGCGTTCCACTACGCCGATCATCCCGCGCTGCATCGACTCGTCGACGTGGTGCGCGCGGGCGGGATCGGGGAGCTGCGGGGCGTCGATGTGCACGTGGACATGCCCGCGCCGGGCGCGGACGATCCGCGGTGGAGCTTCGAGCTGGCGGGCGGGGCGCTCATGGATCTCGGCTGCTATGCGCTGCACGCCCTGCTGCTGCTCGGCGATGCGCTCGCGGGGTCGGCGCTGCCCGCCCTTGCGGCCCCCGAGCTGCTGTCGGCGCGGGCGCGACGGTGGGTGCATGACGACCGCGTCGACGCAGAGGTCGTCGCGGAGCTGGATCTCGGCGGGGTGCCGGTGCGGGTGCACACGAGCATGGTGAGCCCGGAGTGGAACTTCGGGTTGCGCGTCTCGGGCTCCCTGGGGGAGACGGTGCTGCCGAACTTCGTGAAGCCGCAGGAGGAGGGCCGCCTGATCGTGCGCACGACGACCGGAGCGGGAGCGGAGGAGCGGGTCGAAGACGTCGGATCCGCCGCGTCGTACGCGTATCAGCTGCGTCGCGTGCGGGAGGCGGTGCGCTCGGGGGAGCGCTCCGCGGCGGGGTTCGAGCGCTCGCGGCGCACGATGGCGCTCATCGACGCGGTCTACGCGCGGGCGGGTCTCCCGCCGCGTCCGGGGCGGCTCTCGACGTCGCGCGCATAG
- a CDS encoding sugar phosphate isomerase/epimerase family protein, whose amino-acid sequence MARTARIAAAPISWGVIEVPDWGVQLDRERVLAEMASLGIAATEFGPEGFLPDAPAERASALAAAGLDAVGGFFPVVLHRDGQDPLPAIERELEAYAAGGATTLVLSAVTGDAGYDGAVELSDAEWATLLANLDRALVAAEAAGVVATLHPHLGTVVETPEAVERVLAGSRIGVCLDTGHYTLGGGDPVAFVRRHARRIVHAHMKDVSVAVAARVRAGEIDYREGVRQGMYRPLGSGDARIGEIVAALRDAGYAGWYVLEQDAVIERDADADAALEHARRSVAHLREMLGEREGEAA is encoded by the coding sequence ATGGCACGCACCGCGCGCATCGCCGCAGCCCCCATCAGCTGGGGCGTCATCGAAGTTCCCGACTGGGGGGTGCAGCTCGATCGCGAGCGCGTGCTCGCCGAGATGGCGTCGCTCGGGATCGCGGCGACGGAGTTCGGGCCCGAGGGGTTTCTGCCCGATGCGCCCGCCGAGCGCGCATCGGCGCTCGCAGCGGCGGGGCTCGACGCGGTCGGCGGGTTCTTCCCGGTCGTGCTGCACCGCGACGGGCAGGATCCGCTGCCTGCGATCGAGCGCGAACTCGAGGCGTACGCGGCCGGGGGCGCGACGACCCTGGTGCTCTCGGCGGTCACCGGCGACGCGGGCTACGACGGGGCGGTCGAGCTGAGCGATGCGGAGTGGGCGACGCTGCTCGCGAATCTCGATCGCGCGCTCGTCGCGGCGGAGGCGGCGGGGGTGGTGGCGACGCTGCACCCGCATCTCGGCACCGTCGTGGAGACTCCGGAGGCCGTGGAGCGGGTGCTCGCGGGATCGCGCATCGGCGTCTGCCTCGATACGGGGCACTACACGCTCGGCGGCGGCGATCCGGTCGCGTTCGTGCGGCGGCACGCGCGCCGCATCGTGCACGCCCATATGAAGGATGTGAGCGTCGCCGTCGCCGCGCGGGTGCGGGCGGGTGAGATCGACTACCGCGAGGGGGTGCGGCAGGGCATGTACCGGCCGCTCGGCTCGGGCGACGCCCGCATCGGCGAGATCGTCGCCGCGCTGCGCGATGCCGGGTACGCGGGCTGGTACGTGCTCGAGCAGGACGCGGTGATCGAGCGCGACGCCGACGCCGACGCTGCGCTCGAGCACGCCCGCCGCAGCGTCGCGCATCTGCGCGAGATGCTCGGCGAGCGCGAGGGGGAGGCGGCATGA